From Clarias gariepinus isolate MV-2021 ecotype Netherlands chromosome 1, CGAR_prim_01v2, whole genome shotgun sequence:
ATGCTGCACCTTGATATCCTGTCCATGAAAATCACAAACAGGATTGGGCACATCCCTGGTGGAGGCCAACACCCACTAGAAACAAGTCTTACTTTACTGCCGAAAATCTGAACAGAGCTTTCACTTTGGGCGTAAAGGGATTGGATGGCCCTGAAAAGTAACCCTCTCACCCCATACTCCCGCAGTAGCTCCCACAAAAAATCCTGAGGGACCTGATCATATGCCTTCTTCAAATCTACAAAACACATGTAGACTGGATGGACATATTCTCAAGCCCCCTTTAGGATTCCTGCAAGAGTAAAAAGCTGGTCCGTTCTTTCACTACTGGAATCCACAATGATACTCTTCAATCTGTGGTTCGAACCCTCCTTTCCAGCACCTTAGTTATCAGTTAGATCTGGTGGGGCTTACCTTGATGCATAGCCTCGGCTCTGGATCCATACTCCTGGATAGAGGTTGAACTTTGTTCTTCTCCGGAGTTGCCCAGGGTGTGAGGCGCCAGACAGGTGTGGGGATACTCACGAGTCCCCAGCTGAGTGCCACAACGTTGAAGTTTACTCCAGTGAATGAGAGGGTTGCCTCTCTGTGCCTAAGTACCATGGGGGGAAACCTCTCAGTGTGGTCTGTGCCTATGCTCCAAACAGCCGTTTAGAGTATTCTTCTTTCTTGGAGACTCTGAATGGAGTTCTGCATTGGTCTCCAGTAAGGGGATTCCATAGTCTTGCTGGGGGACTTCAACGCACATGTGGGCAATGAAGGAGATATCTGGAAGGGCGTGATGAACGGCCTCCCTGGTCTAAACCCGAGCAGCGTTTTGTTATTGGATTTCTGTGCTAGTCATGGATTGTCCATAACAAATACCATGTTCGAACATAGGGATGCTCATAAGTCTACTTGGTACCAGAGCACCTTAGGCCGAAGGTCATTAATCGATTTCGTGATCGTATCATCTGACCTGAGGCCATATGTCCTGGACACTCGGGTAAAGAGAGGGGCGAAGGTGTCAACTGATCACCATTTGGTGGTGAGTTGGGTCAGGTGACAGGGGAGGCCACTGGACAGACCTGGTAAGCCCAAATGGGTAGTGCGGGTGAATTGGGAACATCATCCCTTTAAAAAATTGGTAAATTCAGCAATAACTTGGCTGGAATGCAGTGGAAACCAGTAAGGTATTGTCACCCTTGAAGTTGATATGCcatgtttagtttaaaaaataaataaataactggtgAGGATGTGGTTGAAGCAAGGTGCAGAAAGGACATAGTACCAAACGGCATTGACCAGTTAACTAACACCTCTTAGTGACTTCATTATGGAGTTCTCACAATGACCTCTTCAGGCTCCATGGTAGGATCATACTATGTTGTACTGTAGAAGACATATATTTATCATTCACTATATTACAGTTGATCAATAGTTCAGGACCGGAATGTCCTACAGCCTACCTAAACTGGACTTCGTGTTTacttaaacacatcttctgttatactaaacttccagtctccaaacacacaatatgaatgcagatcaatcactgctctctgttatcacccaaatgaggatgggttccctgttgagtctggttcctttcaaggtttcttcctattgcccaAGGGagtttttcacatcactgtcaccctcggcttgttcattagggacaatctgatcattctgattcatacacattttgtacattttatgtaaatttacataattttgattgtgtacagatgctttgcgacaatgacaattgctaaaagcgccatacgaataaaatttgattgaatttaatttaattattctaCTGCTCATCATGAGCAACCCACAAAAGTCCTTAATTTTCTGTCACTGGATAGTTCCGTACACTAAGTACCAGTCCACCATTTGCCAggaagttttatgtatttatttatttataaacttcAGTTGTTTCTGATGCTAAAGAAACAGACATGTCTTACATCGTTTTTTAAAGATTGACAGAGACTCagctgtatggacatctagaggaagttcattccaacACTTACTCAAACTAAACCAAGGGAAAAACAAAGTTCTTTGAGATATAATACATGAGGcaaacttaataataaatatggatAAATACGAATGGTCTTCAATGCAGTGTTACAGGGGCCTAGCTTATTTACTTACCTTTAATACAATCCTGATTTTCCAGGTGGAAGGCGGTTCATCGTCTGGGTGAGACAAACAGCATGACGCGTGTACGAGAACCTCAAGGTGAGCTTGTGACATGACCAACAGTTTAAATTctttaacaatatattaaaggtcccatactTTGAGAGTTCTTTTAACAAGTTAAAACAGATGTCAAAGGTTTCCCCTCGGTTTAACTCCTCCTCCAAACTCACTGTTTCGGTGTCTaagtaaatgagctactgtGAATCACGCCCCACCAGAGAACAACAGAGCTTAGCAACAAGCTAGGGGTGGGGCTTTacttatgaggtcacattaagGACTAAAATCTAATACACTATTGGGATATGCTGTTAGAAGAAAACAATCAACTTCAATTTGGCAACAGTATCTCTGCTACATGTTgtcattgttgattattttcctttaacagcaCAAATCAGATTCACTATGTCACAAAAGGAAACAATTTCTATAGTAGAAACAGGCTTAAAAAAATACCAATACATAAGCATTAAGCGTTGTTGCAGTGTCCTGTTTGAAACACATTGTGACCTTGCTTTCTTCAGGGTCGTGCTTGCCTCCGCTGACGTCCAGGCCACTTCTGACGGGTTTCACACGTCTCCTGTCTCTCCCGCTTCCTAGGGTCACTCTCTCATCGTTCCCCTTCTGTCTGAAAGCGCGTTGTCTCAAACAGGCACCACTGCCGCGCTACTTCCTGCTGGAGCGATCCTATGTCCAGTTCTACAGATGAAATCGTCCGCCACATGTCAGagcaatatttttattaaaaaaaaaaacactctctaagaattcattcttttatctttgttaataacacacactgtggtgtccagttcatgtgtaaaaaattattcctcatgctcccagaaccactcttagAAAACATTCTTAGTCCTAGGATATTGCTGTTGCTTCAGAGGAGATGATGTTATCacatagatgtgataacttggtaattcagtacattcaggtggtcagctgacttcatttaatTGCCACATAAGGTTGCTGAGTCaagacctgagcgactgaagcaaccccagatcataacacttgtacaggcttgtacagtggacactatgcatgatgggtgcatcgctttatgcgcttcccttcttaccctgacacgcccaccactctggaataggctcagtctggactcatcaggtcacactTCCATATGGCTTTTTCAGTGGCTTTCATATGggtacacagctgtttagtcccaatcctgtaagttcttatcacattgtgtgtgtgtatggaaatgctcttacttttaccaTTATTAAATATAGCTCTGGTTTccactgttttctgtttttataatgcaacttcaccaagtgtttaagtgatctccattcatgagtTTGTTTTCCCTCCAACCATATTTCTTCCACCAAGTTGAAAGATCAGCACTATCCTTATAAGTTTTGCTAATGTGTTGAAGGCTTCCTAGctcagttccagtaatttcaaatctccttagttgccttCTTTGCTTTATGCAAACTAATAATTTGACCTTcctgaaatggtgacttttgAACACACTTGGTAAAGGAAACGGCCCCTTGCTAGTTCCTTACACTTCCTGTGTTGCTGTGGTCTCTAAATATAATCTAATTTGAATTTTCCAAaattttcacacaaacacaaatttttattatttgttctttaaataatatgtataaacacatattgtttaaagaacaatataatacaaggcaaaaaattttttttttaagtaacactttgatttgtatttattgaaaagcagaaatgttttagTGAAAGTCAAGATTCTAACATTTTCCCACATTCAGAAATGGACTAACCAGGTGTGAACCATTGATTACATGATTGTACTTACATTGTATGAATGCACAGATTGTAATAAAGTCTTTGGCACttttaacaaacataaaaagagATTTGTGAAGTAAAACCTGGTTTTGCTGACTCGGAACTGAATGCAGTAAATTACAAAGCTACAACGATGATCTTAATGCGccgccatccatccatccatccgtgtGTGAGATAACCTCACGGATGCTCCCAATCCTACTCAGGTTCGCACCAAAGTTAAGATACCGAAGCAAACCTTATCTGGTAAGAACCGTATCAGTAACCCGGTAAACTCTCAACATATTTCATCTGCTGTGAAAACCTTAAGCTAATACATTCGTAGATTGACCCTACACGACCTCTACATGTTATTTTAAAccttgacaattttttttatgattgcggtttagagtgattgtagtaaataaaatatcatttaGGTAGATTTCTTGTTTTGCTATATAGTGTATAGAAATCTCTATATAAAATCTGTTTACCTGTATGTACATTCCTTCATTCGGCAAATATCTTTATACAACTTACAAGACAAGCATCCAGCTCGGCAGTACAAATTCAGGACAAAATTatcaaggagaaaaaaaaaaaaaaaaagttctccaagacttggagaaaaacatactgtatatgaacacCATGAACAACTTAAGCTCGCTAAGGAATTACAGAGTAACATGTAACAGTCACGTCTTACGACGTTTGTCTAACGACGTAAAGGCACGGTTCCAggtccagtaatttcaaatcgccttatttgttttatttggttCATGCAAAGTAATAATTTAATGGTCACTTTTTTGAGGggttttggccaggcagtgtctAAACACACTTGGTGAAGGAAACACCACCTTGGTGGTTGTTATCCAAATAAAAATCTTTCCCCAAACAGAAAACCTTGGACCTTTAGGAAACCCATTGCACCTTTTTCTTATCGCTACCAATTAACCATTTCTGCTGTGAACTCTACTGGTCTGCTAGTCTCTCGTTTAATCGTCCATTGCCAGGTCGGTGCTGTATTTCAGGACGTCGGAGGTCATTAAGAGGTCCCGTGTGCGCCCTTTGGTTTTCAGAACCTCGTCCAGTTGCCTCAGAGTGACCTCTTTGACCTCCGCGTCTTCGCTAAGAGGCCAGTCAAGGAGCTGTGCACTAGAGGGCAGTGGGGGCAGCCCGGGCTCGTACTCCTCCAGGGGGCTAGGATAGAGGAGGAGCCTCAGGGAGCCGATGCTTGCGGCGGCCCTCGCCAACTCCATAAGCGCTGTCCTCGAGAGCGGGTTCAGCGCCAAGCGGAGACTTCGGAGGGAGTGGCACTGACTCAGCGCGGGAAGCAGCGTCCCCAGGGGGCCGTCCGAAAGCGCGCAGCCGCACAGAGAGAGGCGCGTCAGGCAGCGTTCGGCCCGGGCAAGGAGATGACGCAGGGAGTGCAGAGACGACTCGTCTAGCCTGTTCTCACTCAGGTCCAGCTCGGTGAGGGACGATGCGTGAGGGCTGCGCGAGAGGTACGCTATGTCACCGGAGGTCAGACTGAGGTAGGGAAGCTCCAGCGCCTCCAGGGGCTCAGAGAGGGAGCTGCAGCAGGAAAGAGAGGAAAGTGAgtgaaataaatacacaaatgtgtCACATGTGACCTTAACTTTAAACTTTTGGAGGCGGAGCACAGAATGGATGCAATGGCATGAAATTAcaatcagaaaaacaaaacatctgtCTCCATAACACTGCAGGGTTTCATGTTTGGAAATGACAACTAGTGCCCTGTATGACATCACAGAGGAAAGAAGACCAAACTCGAGCGATATCGTGTTGTACCTGAGCAGCAGGCGCAGGTGTCCTGGCAGACGCAGAGCAGTGAGACTCAGCCTGCGCAGCATCTTCAGCTCCCCGAGCCCTCGAGACACGTCCTGCAGCGCCTCCTGCTGGCCGGGCCGAGCACGCAGCACGTCCAGGTTGCAGTAGTGTAGCCGGAGCGAGCCGAGTCGAGGAAACCGCGCTAACTGGGGCAACAGCAGCGCCAACCCCGACACGCCCAGGCTCGAGTAGCGCACGTCCAGACCGAGGAGCTCCTCCTGGGACAGAAGTTCAAGCAGCGAGGCGATGGAGGATGCAGGAAGCTCCTCTACACGAAGGAAGCGGCAGTGAAGCTGCAGGGGGCCGGACAGGCTGAGTGCCCCTCGGACACGCTCCCAGGATCGAGCGTTCACGAAGAGATCGGCTCTGACGTTCACCAGAACATCCTCTCTGCCAGTAACCTGCTGTGGCTGAGCTCCGGCCCTCCTTTGCAGCTCCATTCTCCTCCTCACGCCCTTTACCTTCTCCTCTCCCGGTGTTGAAATTTCCCCGCAGGTCGCCTTCTCGCCTTCCTCCTTCTTCAGTCCGGCTCGGTCTCTTTTCACAGCACCATCCCGCTCTCTTTTCATATTCTCTCGGTCGTCTCTTCTGCGCCCACTGGAGGCAGTGGTGTGGTTTCTCGCCTGCACCACCGTGGAGCACAAGGCCACGGTGAGGGACCAGCCGCCCATTGCGTCCTCCACACGACTGTCCTCACACTGCAGCCCGCAGAGATCCAGCACCTGCAGACAACACCTGACCGGACgaaaatattgtgtataaaaaagatttaaaaaaaattataattacacaGTGCTCTGTGTGTTCTTCCGTACCTTTTATCCGTCAAGCCTCTGACCACAGCGAGCAGCAGGGCCTGAACACACAGACGATTAGGCGCGCCATGATCGCGTTTCCTCCGTCCCCCAACGCTGAGGATCCGCTCAGGCCAGCGCTGCACCAGCTCTCCAATAGCCAGAGGGCGACAGTGAGCGAAAGCGGCGTCTAGCAGCGGCCTGTAGAGTTCGCGCGGCATACAGCTCAACCAGGCAGACGATAACCCGTGATCACTCACCACCTCCCGCGCGCATAGGTGCACCAACGTCAGGACCATGTCTATACAACCGGAGGACAGACTGTTAGACCGAAACGACTCGGTAAATCAACTGTCTCCAAAAATGTCCTATGTCTCTATAACACTGTTAGACTGCAACATTCACTTTTCTACTTGCTATGAACAAGCACTGCATACGTCGTGTAATAAAGGTAACTCAGTGTAATAGTCAAAGATAGTCAattaaagtctgtttttttttgtgttaaatataCATAAGTATACATCACTTCCAGTCCAGAGTATTTGTTGTGCCTGACTTAAATGACTGAAtgggtgttttatttattaatttattattttctattattactaCATCCAAATTCAGTTGCTTTGTACTACAGGTAAACTAAATGTCAAACTTTGCCCTACTTTGTTCTATTACTGTTTCTATCACTTCTATCGGTAATAGAGAGATAAAGATGAGCTCTGTCTTCTTCAGGGGCGAACCAACAGGAATTTGGAAAGGTTGAGTACACTATGAAAAGTATATTAGAATATGGAGAAAAAGGACGAGGAAGAAAATATTCGACTTAAAATGAAAGGAAGACGAGGGAGATCAAGACCATAAGGTGAAGGTAATGCAACTTATTGGATGCCGACCCCTCGAAAATAAGaagtacaaacaaacaaataaaatctgcCAATAATCGTTTAATTTTTATAGATCGGTTGTTTCTCAGTTGGCGATGACATAAACAAATAGACGAGTTGAGATCCACATTACCAAGTCGTCACCAGTCTGGGAATATCACCAGGTCAAATTTATAGCAAACCCACGTGGGATAACGTCTGCCAAGAGCTTTAACACAACAAACCCTAAGGTTGTAACCAGAGTATGAAAAGTTATCCGCAAATGGCAGCAGCTAAATCTTGTAAGTCGACCCTCACTCAACCACCTTTTTATACACTGAAGAAGCTCGAGCTGTACTCTGCAGGGAGTAATAAAATGCTCTTTTGGCTGCTTCGAGGGGACTCCACAGAGAGACATCTGATCTGCACAAcaccttggcacaggttttaaaccggatgcccttcctgacacaaccctcccgtTTTAGAATTCAACCCGGGTCTTCCACATGGCAAGCGAGAAACCTACCAATGCCCTTTACTTAGCAGGGAgtaaaaagactaaaaaaacaaaaatagaacagaaataataatgaagagAGAAACACTGAGCGGTTCCCCCGAGGCAACCCGGGTTTACCCCACCTCTGACACTGAGCGCCTATGTCAGTTACCATGACTGGCTTTCCGAATACACACTGACtgatgtgtgtatttatttcctGTGATGTttctggcaccctgtccagggtgtatcctgccttgtgccctaattcTCCTGGGACAATCagacattttagacatttaggcatttgtcagataccctcatccagagcgacttcctttttttttgttaaatctcattatacatctgagcagttgaggggttaaggggccttgctcaagggcccaacagcttGAACCGTAGTTTGGTGGTCGTGGGGTCTAAACCTGCTACCCTCCCGAAccgtagtctaatgccttaaccactgacttCTACAGGAACTTC
This genomic window contains:
- the si:ch73-174h16.4 gene encoding leucine-rich repeat-containing protein 14, with the protein product MVLTLVHLCAREVVSDHGLSSAWLSCMPRELYRPLLDAAFAHCRPLAIGELVQRWPERILSVGGRRKRDHGAPNRLCVQALLLAVVRGLTDKRCCLQVLDLCGLQCEDSRVEDAMGGWSLTVALCSTVVQARNHTTASSGRRRDDRENMKRERDGAVKRDRAGLKKEEGEKATCGEISTPGEEKVKGVRRRMELQRRAGAQPQQVTGREDVLVNVRADLFVNARSWERVRGALSLSGPLQLHCRFLRVEELPASSIASLLELLSQEELLGLDVRYSSLGVSGLALLLPQLARFPRLGSLRLHYCNLDVLRARPGQQEALQDVSRGLGELKMLRRLSLTALRLPGHLRLLLSSLSEPLEALELPYLSLTSGDIAYLSRSPHASSLTELDLSENRLDESSLHSLRHLLARAERCLTRLSLCGCALSDGPLGTLLPALSQCHSLRSLRLALNPLSRTALMELARAAASIGSLRLLLYPSPLEEYEPGLPPLPSSAQLLDWPLSEDAEVKEVTLRQLDEVLKTKGRTRDLLMTSDVLKYSTDLAMDD